From one Streptomyces sp. ICC1 genomic stretch:
- a CDS encoding ABC transporter ATP-binding protein, translating to MTALLEVEDLRVAYGKIEAVKGISFSVDAGQIVTLIGTNGAGKTTTLRTLSGLIKPRGGQIKFEGKSLKKIPAHDIVALGLAHSPEGRHIFPRMTIEDNLLLGAFLRKDKDGIQKDVQRAYDLFPILGERRKQAAGTLSGGEQQMLAMGRALMSRPKLLMLDEPSMGLSPIMMQKIMATIAELKSQGTTILLVEQNAQAALSLADRGHVMEIGKVVLSGPGRELLVNEDVRKAYLGED from the coding sequence GTGACCGCACTCCTCGAGGTCGAAGACCTCCGTGTCGCCTACGGCAAGATCGAAGCCGTCAAGGGCATCTCCTTCAGCGTCGACGCCGGCCAGATCGTCACCCTCATCGGCACCAACGGCGCCGGCAAGACGACGACCCTGCGCACCCTGTCGGGCCTGATCAAGCCGCGCGGCGGCCAGATCAAGTTCGAGGGCAAGTCGCTCAAGAAGATCCCCGCGCACGACATCGTCGCGCTCGGACTCGCCCACTCCCCCGAGGGGCGGCACATCTTCCCGCGCATGACGATCGAGGACAACCTCCTCCTCGGCGCCTTCCTCCGCAAGGACAAGGACGGCATCCAGAAGGACGTCCAGCGCGCCTACGACCTCTTCCCGATCCTGGGAGAGCGCCGCAAGCAGGCCGCCGGCACCCTCTCCGGCGGCGAGCAGCAGATGCTGGCCATGGGCCGCGCGCTCATGTCCCGGCCCAAGCTGCTCATGCTCGACGAGCCCTCGATGGGCCTCTCGCCGATCATGATGCAGAAGATCATGGCGACCATCGCCGAGCTCAAGTCGCAGGGCACCACGATCCTGCTGGTCGAGCAGAACGCCCAGGCCGCGCTGTCGCTGGCCGACCGGGGCCACGTGATGGAGATCGGCAAGGTCGTCCTGTCGGGCCCGGGCCGCGAGCTCCTGGTCAACGAGGACGTCCGCAAGGCGTACCTCGGCGAGGACTGA
- a CDS encoding ABC transporter permease: MKSATTWLRRNLVVIAGLGTLAYMILPNVVVTVFSFNNPTGRFNYAWQEFSLDAWKDPCGVADMCASLSLSLQIAVWATIGATVLGTAIAFAMVRYRFRGRGAVNSLIFMPMAMPEIVMAASLLALFLNMGIQLGFWTILIAHVMFCLSFVVAAVKARVLSMDPRLEEAARDLYAGPVQTFLRVTLPIAAPGIAAGALLSFALSFDDFIITNFNSGNTVTFPMFVWGSAQRGTPVQINVIGTAMFVIAVLVVLAGQMVGNRRKKAQPK; the protein is encoded by the coding sequence ATGAAGAGCGCCACCACCTGGCTGCGCCGCAATCTCGTCGTGATCGCGGGGCTCGGCACGCTCGCCTACATGATCCTGCCGAACGTCGTCGTCACGGTCTTCTCCTTCAACAACCCCACCGGGCGGTTCAACTACGCCTGGCAGGAGTTCTCCCTCGATGCGTGGAAGGACCCCTGCGGAGTCGCCGACATGTGCGCCTCCCTGTCCCTCTCGCTCCAGATCGCGGTCTGGGCCACCATCGGCGCGACCGTGCTGGGCACCGCCATCGCCTTCGCGATGGTCCGCTACCGCTTCCGCGGGCGCGGGGCCGTCAACTCGCTGATCTTCATGCCGATGGCCATGCCCGAGATCGTGATGGCCGCCTCGCTGCTCGCCCTCTTCCTCAACATGGGCATCCAGCTGGGCTTCTGGACGATCCTGATCGCCCACGTCATGTTCTGCCTCAGCTTCGTCGTCGCCGCCGTCAAGGCCCGCGTGCTCTCCATGGACCCCCGGCTGGAGGAAGCCGCCCGCGACCTCTACGCAGGTCCCGTGCAGACCTTCCTGCGCGTCACCCTGCCGATCGCGGCCCCCGGCATCGCGGCAGGCGCGCTGCTCTCCTTCGCGCTCTCCTTCGACGACTTCATCATCACCAACTTCAACTCGGGCAACACCGTCACCTTCCCCATGTTCGTGTGGGGATCGGCCCAGCGCGGTACGCCCGTCCAGATCAACGTCATCGGCACGGCGATGTTCGTCATCGCCGTCCTGGTGGTGCTGGCCGGCCAGATGGTCGGCAACCGCCGCAAGAAAGCACAGCCCAAGTAA
- the pyk gene encoding pyruvate kinase, producing MRRAKIVCTLGPATDSYDQIKALVEAGMDIARFNLSHGNYAEHEERYQHVRKASDETGRSVGVLADLQGPKIRLGRFREGPVLLERGDEFTITVEDHEGDRHTCGTTYKGLAEDVTTGERILVDDGRVTLEVTAVDGPRVHTRVIEGGMVSDHKGLNLPGVAVSVPALSEKDIDDLRWALRTGADVIALSFVRSGRDIEDVHRIMDEEGRRLPVIAKVEKPQAVENIDDIVAAFDGIMVARGDLGVEMPLEQVPIVQKRAVKLAKRNAKPVIVATQMLDSMIENSRPTRAEASDVANAIIDGTDAVMLSGETSVGKYPIETVRTMARIVEAAEEDILAKGLPPLTDRNKPRTQGGAVARAAAEMGDFLGAKFLVAFTQSGDTVRRLSRYRSPIPLLAFTPDASTRSQLNLTWGVETFLGPHVDSTDAMVAQVEEELLRIGRCVPGDIVVITAGSPPGVSGSTNLVRIHHIGDAVR from the coding sequence ATGCGCCGAGCGAAAATCGTATGTACCCTGGGCCCCGCCACCGACTCATACGACCAGATCAAAGCCCTGGTCGAAGCCGGAATGGACATCGCCCGCTTCAACCTCAGCCACGGCAACTACGCCGAACACGAGGAGCGTTACCAGCACGTCCGCAAAGCATCCGACGAAACCGGCCGCAGCGTCGGCGTCCTCGCAGACCTTCAAGGCCCGAAGATCCGCCTGGGCCGCTTCCGCGAAGGACCCGTACTCCTTGAACGCGGCGACGAATTCACCATCACCGTCGAAGACCACGAAGGCGACCGCCACACCTGCGGCACCACCTACAAAGGCCTCGCCGAAGACGTCACCACCGGCGAACGCATCCTCGTAGACGACGGCCGCGTCACCCTCGAAGTCACCGCAGTCGACGGACCCCGCGTCCACACCCGCGTCATCGAAGGCGGCATGGTCTCCGACCACAAGGGACTCAACCTCCCCGGCGTCGCAGTCTCCGTCCCCGCCCTCTCCGAAAAAGACATCGACGACCTCCGCTGGGCCCTGCGCACCGGCGCCGACGTCATCGCCCTCTCCTTCGTCCGCAGCGGCCGCGACATCGAAGACGTCCACCGCATCATGGACGAAGAAGGCCGACGCCTCCCCGTCATCGCCAAGGTCGAAAAGCCCCAAGCCGTCGAAAACATCGACGACATCGTCGCCGCCTTCGACGGCATCATGGTCGCCCGCGGCGACCTCGGCGTCGAAATGCCCCTCGAACAAGTCCCCATCGTCCAGAAGCGCGCCGTCAAGCTCGCCAAGCGCAACGCCAAACCCGTCATCGTCGCCACCCAAATGCTCGACTCGATGATCGAAAACTCCCGACCCACCCGCGCCGAAGCATCCGACGTCGCCAACGCCATCATCGACGGCACCGACGCCGTCATGCTCTCCGGCGAAACCAGCGTCGGCAAATACCCCATCGAAACCGTCCGCACCATGGCCCGCATCGTCGAAGCCGCCGAAGAAGACATTCTCGCCAAGGGCCTCCCCCCACTCACCGACCGCAACAAGCCCCGCACCCAAGGCGGAGCAGTCGCCCGCGCAGCCGCCGAAATGGGCGACTTCCTCGGCGCCAAATTCCTCGTCGCCTTCACCCAGAGCGGAGACACCGTCCGCCGGCTCTCCCGCTACCGCTCACCCATCCCCCTCCTCGCCTTCACCCCCGACGCCTCCACCCGCTCCCAGCTCAACCTCACCTGGGGCGTCGAAACCTTCCTCGGCCCCCACGTCGACTCCACCGACGCCATGGTCGCCCAAGTCGAAGAAGAACTCCTGCGCATCGGCCGCTGCGTACCCGGCGACATCGTCGTCATCACCGCAGGCTCACCCCCCGGCGTCAGCGGATCCACCAACCTCGTCCGCATCCACCACATCGGCGACGCCGTCCGCTGA
- a CDS encoding 5'-nucleotidase C-terminal domain-containing protein: MAFDRRTFLGTSAATGAAVALAGATSTPAAAADGVAGAASAGGPKTYAFTVMGTTDLHGNVFNWDYFTDKEFDDKAHNDIGLAKISTLVNEVRAQKGRRNTLLIDAGDTIQGTQLSYYYAKVDPITARRGPVHPMAQAMNAIGYDAAALGNHEFNYGIPVLRKFEEQCDFPLLGANALDAKTLRPAFPPYSMHRLRTPHGRDVKVAVLGLTNPGIAIWDKANVQGKMTFPGLEEQAAKYVPRLRSLGADVVIVSAHSGSSGTSSYGDQLPYVENAAGLVAEQVPGIDAILVGHAHTEIPEYRVRNKATGKDVVLSEPLKWGQRLTLFDFELTWAKGCWSVAKVSARVVNSNAAVEDPKIVRLLSDEHRKVVAYVNQVIGTSTQAMSSAEGPVKDVAIIDLISHVQAETVKGALAGTEWAGLPVLSQASCFSRTASIPAGQVTLKDAAGLYPFENTLEARLLTGAQVKAYLEYSARYFVRTAPGEVVDPAKLTNAEGTPDYNYDAVYGLTYDIDVSEPVGSRITGLSFQGKPVDPAAQFVLAVNNYRASGGGNFPHVPQAKQLWANSDEIRNTIIQWVKAKGTVDPAQFASVDWRLTRAGIPVF; encoded by the coding sequence ATGGCATTCGACCGTAGGACATTCCTGGGCACTTCGGCTGCCACGGGTGCGGCCGTGGCGCTGGCGGGGGCCACGAGCACCCCGGCCGCCGCGGCTGACGGGGTCGCGGGCGCGGCTTCGGCCGGGGGGCCGAAGACGTACGCGTTCACGGTGATGGGGACGACGGACCTGCACGGGAACGTCTTCAACTGGGACTACTTCACGGACAAGGAGTTCGACGACAAGGCGCACAACGACATCGGTCTGGCGAAGATCTCGACGCTGGTCAATGAGGTGCGGGCGCAGAAGGGGCGGCGCAACACGCTGCTGATCGATGCGGGTGACACCATTCAGGGCACGCAGTTGTCGTATTACTACGCGAAGGTGGATCCGATCACCGCGCGGCGTGGTCCGGTGCATCCGATGGCGCAGGCGATGAACGCGATCGGGTATGACGCGGCGGCGCTGGGGAACCACGAGTTCAACTACGGCATTCCGGTGCTGCGCAAGTTCGAGGAGCAGTGCGACTTCCCGCTGCTGGGGGCGAACGCGCTGGATGCGAAGACGTTGCGGCCGGCGTTCCCTCCGTACAGCATGCACCGGTTGCGGACTCCGCACGGGCGGGACGTGAAGGTGGCGGTGCTGGGGCTGACGAATCCGGGGATCGCGATCTGGGACAAGGCGAACGTGCAGGGGAAGATGACGTTCCCGGGTCTTGAGGAGCAGGCGGCGAAGTACGTGCCGCGGCTGCGGTCGCTGGGGGCGGACGTGGTGATCGTGTCGGCGCATTCGGGGTCGAGCGGTACGTCGAGTTACGGGGACCAGCTTCCGTACGTCGAGAACGCGGCGGGTCTGGTGGCGGAGCAGGTGCCGGGGATCGACGCGATCTTGGTGGGGCACGCGCACACGGAGATCCCGGAGTACCGGGTGCGGAACAAGGCGACCGGCAAGGACGTGGTGCTGTCGGAGCCGTTGAAGTGGGGTCAGCGGCTGACGCTGTTCGACTTCGAGCTGACGTGGGCGAAGGGCTGCTGGTCGGTGGCGAAGGTGTCGGCCCGGGTGGTGAACTCGAATGCGGCGGTGGAGGACCCGAAGATCGTGCGGCTGCTGTCGGACGAGCACCGCAAGGTCGTGGCGTATGTGAACCAGGTGATCGGTACGTCGACACAGGCGATGTCTTCGGCGGAGGGTCCGGTCAAGGACGTGGCGATCATCGATCTGATCAGCCATGTGCAGGCGGAGACGGTGAAAGGTGCGCTGGCGGGTACGGAGTGGGCGGGGCTGCCGGTGCTGTCGCAGGCTTCCTGTTTCTCGCGGACGGCGTCGATCCCGGCCGGCCAGGTGACGCTCAAGGATGCGGCGGGCCTGTATCCGTTCGAGAACACGCTGGAGGCGCGGCTGCTGACGGGTGCGCAGGTGAAGGCGTATCTGGAGTATTCGGCGAGGTACTTCGTGCGGACGGCTCCGGGTGAGGTGGTGGATCCGGCGAAGCTGACGAACGCGGAGGGCACGCCGGACTACAACTACGACGCCGTGTACGGGCTGACCTATGACATCGACGTGTCGGAGCCGGTGGGTTCGCGGATCACGGGGTTGTCGTTCCAGGGCAAGCCGGTGGATCCGGCGGCGCAGTTCGTGTTGGCGGTGAACAACTACCGGGCTTCGGGTGGCGGCAACTTCCCGCACGTGCCGCAGGCGAAGCAGTTGTGGGCGAATTCGGATGAGATCCGTAACACGATCATCCAGTGGGTGAAGGCGAAGGGGACGGTGGACCCGGCGCAGTTCGCGTCAGTGGACTGGCGGCTGACCCGGGCCGGGATACCTGTCTTCTAA
- a CDS encoding TetR/AcrR family transcriptional regulator — MSITPSGNPRTGGRLRNEDAHHSVLEATAALLVESGYGALTIEGVAKRANVAKSTVYRWWKSKPALVMDAYAHETATRVPEPDTGTLAGDLTAFVTDLYRIGHDPVRTKALTGLMAEAQLDPAFAEPFRAWAATRREIVATLLTRAVTREELPATTDLDHAVDLVFGPFWYRLLIAHAPLDPADAEAHVTTVLHGLTGRA; from the coding sequence GTGTCAATCACTCCTTCGGGCAACCCCCGCACCGGCGGCCGCCTCCGCAACGAAGACGCCCACCACTCCGTCCTCGAAGCCACCGCCGCGCTCCTCGTCGAGAGCGGCTACGGAGCCCTCACCATCGAAGGCGTCGCCAAACGCGCCAACGTCGCCAAAAGCACCGTCTACCGCTGGTGGAAGTCCAAGCCCGCCCTCGTCATGGACGCCTACGCCCACGAAACCGCCACCCGCGTCCCCGAACCCGACACCGGCACCCTCGCGGGCGACCTCACCGCCTTCGTCACCGACCTCTACCGCATCGGCCACGACCCCGTCCGCACCAAAGCCCTCACCGGCCTCATGGCGGAAGCCCAACTCGACCCCGCCTTCGCCGAACCCTTCCGCGCCTGGGCCGCCACCCGCCGCGAGATCGTCGCGACCCTGTTGACGAGGGCCGTCACCCGCGAGGAACTCCCCGCCACCACGGACCTCGACCACGCGGTCGACTTGGTCTTCGGCCCGTTCTGGTACCGCCTCCTCATCGCTCACGCCCCCCTCGACCCAGCCGACGCGGAAGCCCACGTGACCACCGTCCTGCACGGCCTCACGGGCCGCGCGTGA
- a CDS encoding response regulator, translating into MTAEHESTPTPDADQSHVPPLTTRVVIAEDEALIRLDLKEMLEEEGYAVVGEAGDGQTAIELAREHRPDLVILDVKMPVLDGISAAEKIAEESIAPVLMLTAFSQRDLVERARDAGAMAYLVKPFSKSDVVPAIEMAVSRFAELRALEKEVADLSLRLETRKLVDRAKSILQTQYGLSEPAAFRWIQKTSMDRRMSMQQVAEAVIEDAEEKKAAAKGE; encoded by the coding sequence GTGACCGCCGAGCACGAGTCGACGCCCACGCCCGACGCCGACCAGTCGCACGTTCCGCCGCTGACGACGCGCGTCGTCATCGCCGAGGACGAGGCGCTCATCCGTCTCGACCTCAAGGAAATGCTCGAAGAAGAGGGCTACGCCGTCGTCGGCGAGGCCGGCGACGGGCAGACCGCCATCGAGCTGGCCCGGGAGCACCGCCCCGACCTGGTGATCCTCGATGTGAAGATGCCCGTCCTGGACGGGATCTCCGCGGCCGAGAAGATCGCGGAGGAGTCCATCGCCCCCGTGCTGATGCTCACCGCGTTCTCGCAGCGCGACCTCGTCGAGCGGGCCCGCGACGCCGGTGCCATGGCGTACCTGGTGAAGCCCTTCAGCAAGAGCGATGTCGTCCCCGCGATCGAGATGGCCGTCTCCCGCTTCGCCGAGCTCCGCGCGCTGGAGAAGGAGGTCGCCGACCTCTCGCTCCGCCTGGAGACCCGCAAGCTCGTGGACCGCGCGAAGAGCATCCTGCAGACGCAGTACGGGCTCTCGGAGCCGGCCGCCTTCCGCTGGATCCAGAAGACCTCCATGGACCGCCGGATGTCCATGCAGCAGGTCGCCGAGGCGGTCATCGAGGACGCCGAGGAGAAGAAGGCCGCCGCCAAGGGCGAGTAG
- a CDS encoding SIMPL domain-containing protein — protein sequence MTQDASQPYGTPEVPRVAVRGEARLEVDPEIARIGITVSARGTDRRTALEDLTRRNNAVLDLVKSYGDPVEKLETGAFSITPELTRHGRGERIRAYHGRVHLTAELNDFTTLGELTTRLADLELTQVDGPWWALRPTSPAHGEARRQAVLEAVQRAREYATALGANLAALVELADLGAENTPAPFQAAGAGMRTMAFSGTEDAGPPALDLEPQRQTVYAQVNARFTMTPPQL from the coding sequence ATGACCCAGGACGCATCGCAGCCCTACGGAACCCCCGAAGTCCCCCGCGTCGCAGTCCGCGGCGAAGCCCGCCTCGAAGTCGACCCCGAGATTGCCCGCATCGGCATCACCGTCAGCGCCCGCGGCACCGACCGGCGCACCGCCCTCGAAGACCTCACCCGCCGCAACAACGCCGTCCTCGACCTCGTCAAAAGCTACGGCGACCCCGTCGAAAAACTCGAAACCGGCGCCTTCTCCATCACCCCCGAACTCACCCGCCACGGCCGCGGCGAACGCATCCGCGCCTACCACGGACGCGTACACCTCACCGCCGAACTCAACGACTTCACCACCCTGGGCGAACTCACCACCCGCCTCGCCGACCTCGAACTCACCCAGGTCGACGGCCCCTGGTGGGCCCTGCGCCCCACCTCACCCGCCCACGGCGAAGCCCGCCGCCAAGCCGTACTCGAAGCCGTCCAGCGCGCCCGCGAATACGCCACCGCACTCGGCGCCAACCTCGCCGCCCTCGTCGAACTCGCCGACCTCGGCGCCGAAAACACCCCCGCCCCCTTCCAAGCAGCCGGCGCCGGCATGCGCACCATGGCCTTCAGCGGCACCGAAGACGCAGGCCCCCCCGCCCTCGACCTCGAACCCCAGCGCCAAACCGTCTACGCACAAGTGAACGCACGCTTCACCATGACCCCTCCCCAGCTGTGA
- a CDS encoding MarR family transcriptional regulator: MTIKEYSQDQLAAQPIGYWAREAANLAIGGLRAALAEENLTQPHWWTLNHVAATPAQWKRAALTEKLTPYDDQDTDFDAVYDDLTARGWLTEADGTLTLTEAGEAGRVRAHDRNAKVHERMREGVDDAQYAATIDALRRVVANLGGSGDLPG; the protein is encoded by the coding sequence ATGACGATCAAGGAATACTCACAGGACCAGCTCGCGGCCCAACCCATCGGCTACTGGGCCCGAGAAGCCGCCAACCTCGCCATAGGCGGCCTCCGCGCCGCCCTCGCCGAGGAGAACCTCACCCAGCCCCACTGGTGGACCCTCAACCACGTGGCCGCCACCCCCGCCCAGTGGAAGCGCGCCGCCCTCACCGAGAAGCTGACCCCGTACGACGACCAGGACACCGACTTCGATGCCGTCTACGACGACCTCACGGCCCGAGGCTGGCTCACGGAGGCGGACGGCACCCTCACCCTCACCGAAGCGGGCGAAGCCGGCCGCGTGCGCGCGCACGACCGCAACGCGAAGGTCCACGAGCGGATGCGGGAGGGTGTTGACGACGCCCAGTACGCGGCGACGATCGACGCCCTGCGGCGCGTGGTGGCCAACCTGGGCGGCAGCGGGGACCTGCCCGGCTAG
- a CDS encoding alpha/beta fold hydrolase, with product MGKIVIAHGYGMGAGDHWYSAVGEEFAAEGHEVRIPNFPEPFAPEADVWLKELEEEAASGPGGVPAGETVLVGHSLGGVNVLRLLQRHDTEAEGAFAGVVFVASMSGEVGYEALAPFFTPEFDWRKIRRAAREFRVVHAADDAVTGEKTGEHVLRCVRELGAQARVTASGGHCPGSGGIRLELPDAVRLIREVLSSSGWVSADGVADVVDADEVGGSADAGG from the coding sequence ATGGGCAAGATCGTGATCGCGCACGGGTACGGGATGGGTGCCGGGGACCACTGGTATTCGGCGGTGGGTGAGGAGTTCGCCGCCGAGGGGCATGAGGTGCGGATTCCGAACTTCCCGGAGCCGTTCGCGCCTGAGGCGGATGTGTGGCTGAAGGAGTTGGAGGAGGAGGCGGCGTCTGGCCCCGGGGGTGTGCCTGCGGGCGAGACGGTGTTGGTGGGGCACAGCCTGGGCGGGGTGAATGTGCTGCGGTTGCTTCAGCGGCACGACACGGAGGCCGAGGGGGCGTTCGCGGGGGTGGTGTTCGTGGCGTCGATGTCCGGGGAGGTGGGGTATGAGGCGCTGGCGCCGTTCTTCACTCCGGAGTTCGACTGGCGGAAGATCCGCAGGGCGGCGCGGGAGTTCCGGGTGGTGCATGCGGCGGATGACGCGGTGACCGGGGAGAAGACCGGTGAGCACGTGTTGCGGTGTGTGCGGGAGCTGGGTGCGCAGGCGCGGGTGACCGCGTCGGGCGGGCATTGCCCGGGTTCGGGTGGGATCCGGTTGGAGTTGCCCGACGCGGTGCGTCTTATACGTGAGGTGTTGTCGTCGTCGGGGTGGGTGTCAGCGGACGGCGTCGCCGATGTGGTGGATGCGGACGAGGTTGGTGGATCCGCTGACGCCGGGGGGTGA
- a CDS encoding ABC transporter ATP-binding protein, with the protein MTTTTTDTPAATTAETVLDARGVTMRFGGLTAVKNVDLTVRSGEIVGLIGPNGAGKTTFFNCLTGLYIPTEGEVRYKDKVLPPKSYKVTEAGVARTFQNIRLFNNMTVLENVLVGRHTRTKVGLWASLLRLPSFGREEAASRDRAMELLEFIGLAHKSEHLARNLPYGEQRKLEIARALASDPGLVLLDEPTAGMNPQETRATEELIFAIRDQGIAVLVIEHDMRFIFNLCDRVACLVQGEKLIEGTAAEVQGDERVIAAYLGEPFEGAPGAEEVAEVEAAEAHSSTSTDGEDR; encoded by the coding sequence ATGACGACCACCACCACCGACACCCCCGCCGCCACCACGGCGGAGACCGTCCTGGACGCACGCGGCGTCACGATGCGCTTCGGCGGCCTCACCGCCGTCAAGAACGTCGACCTCACCGTGCGCAGCGGCGAGATCGTCGGCCTCATCGGCCCCAACGGCGCCGGCAAGACCACCTTCTTCAACTGCCTCACCGGCCTCTACATCCCCACCGAGGGTGAAGTCCGGTACAAGGACAAGGTCCTGCCCCCCAAGTCGTACAAGGTCACCGAGGCCGGAGTGGCCCGCACCTTCCAGAACATCCGTCTCTTCAACAACATGACGGTCCTGGAAAACGTCCTCGTCGGACGCCACACCCGCACCAAGGTCGGACTCTGGGCCTCCCTCCTGCGCCTCCCCAGCTTCGGCCGGGAAGAAGCGGCGAGCCGCGACCGGGCCATGGAACTCCTCGAGTTCATCGGCCTCGCCCACAAGTCCGAACACCTCGCCCGCAACCTCCCCTACGGCGAACAGCGCAAGCTCGAAATCGCCCGCGCGCTGGCCAGCGACCCCGGCCTCGTCCTCCTCGACGAGCCCACCGCCGGCATGAACCCGCAGGAGACCCGCGCGACCGAAGAACTCATCTTCGCCATCCGCGACCAGGGCATCGCCGTCCTCGTCATCGAGCACGACATGCGCTTCATCTTCAACCTCTGCGACCGCGTCGCCTGCCTCGTCCAGGGCGAAAAGCTCATCGAAGGCACCGCCGCCGAGGTCCAGGGCGACGAGCGCGTCATCGCCGCCTACCTCGGCGAACCCTTCGAAGGCGCCCCCGGCGCCGAAGAAGTCGCGGAGGTCGAAGCGGCGGAGGCACACAGCAGCACCAGCACGGACGGAGAAGACCGGTGA
- a CDS encoding FAD-dependent oxidoreductase has translation MAPDAMRTAARSLSEAKPVSYWLDDPGKPAAEPALTGDEHCDLLVIGGGYSGLWTALLAKERDPARDVVLIEGHEAGWAASGRNGGFCAASLTHGLANGMARWPDELAKLEELGARNLDAIEAAVARYGIDCDFERSGEIDVATEPHQVEELREFHAEAERLGFAGRSEWLDQDALRAEVDSPTFLGGIWDRDGVAMLNPAKLAWGLKRACLELGVRIYENTRGLDLAGSGSGMAVRTPYGRIFARRVALGTNIFPSLVKRVRPLTVPVYDYALMTEQLTEGQLASIGWKSRQGIGDSANQFHYFRITPDRRILWGGYDAIYPYGGKLDAEHDHRPETYLKLAEHFFTCFPQLEGLKFSHAWGGAIDTCSRFSAFFGTAHAGKVAYAAGFTGLGVGATRFGADVMLDLLSGEPTERTELEMVRTKPMPFPPEPFAWTGITLTKWSLARADRLGGHRNLWLKTLDRLGLGFDS, from the coding sequence ATGGCCCCAGACGCCATGCGCACCGCTGCACGATCCCTTTCCGAAGCGAAGCCGGTCTCGTACTGGCTGGACGACCCCGGCAAGCCCGCCGCCGAACCCGCCCTCACCGGCGACGAGCACTGCGACCTGCTCGTCATCGGCGGCGGCTACAGCGGCCTGTGGACCGCGCTGCTCGCCAAGGAGCGCGACCCCGCACGGGACGTCGTCCTGATCGAGGGGCACGAGGCGGGCTGGGCCGCCTCGGGCCGCAACGGCGGCTTCTGCGCCGCCTCCCTCACCCACGGCCTGGCCAACGGGATGGCCCGCTGGCCGGACGAGCTGGCGAAACTGGAGGAGCTCGGCGCCCGCAACCTCGACGCGATCGAGGCCGCCGTCGCCCGCTACGGCATCGACTGCGACTTCGAGCGCAGCGGTGAGATCGACGTGGCCACCGAGCCGCACCAGGTCGAAGAGCTCCGCGAGTTCCACGCGGAGGCCGAGCGCCTGGGCTTCGCGGGCCGCTCCGAATGGCTGGATCAAGACGCACTGCGCGCGGAGGTCGACTCCCCGACCTTCCTCGGCGGGATCTGGGACCGCGACGGCGTCGCCATGCTCAACCCGGCGAAGCTCGCCTGGGGCCTGAAGCGGGCCTGCCTGGAACTGGGCGTGCGGATCTACGAGAACACGCGCGGGCTGGACCTGGCCGGCTCGGGGTCCGGGATGGCCGTGCGGACCCCCTACGGGCGGATCTTCGCCCGCCGGGTGGCGCTGGGCACCAACATCTTCCCGTCGCTGGTCAAGCGGGTGCGCCCGCTGACCGTCCCGGTCTACGACTACGCGCTGATGACCGAGCAGCTCACCGAGGGGCAGCTCGCCTCGATCGGCTGGAAGAGCCGGCAGGGGATCGGCGACAGCGCCAACCAGTTCCACTACTTCCGGATCACCCCCGACCGGCGGATCCTGTGGGGCGGCTACGACGCCATCTACCCCTACGGCGGCAAGCTCGACGCCGAGCACGACCACCGGCCCGAGACGTACCTCAAGCTCGCCGAGCACTTCTTCACCTGCTTCCCGCAGCTGGAAGGGCTGAAATTCAGCCACGCCTGGGGCGGGGCCATCGACACCTGCTCCCGCTTCTCGGCCTTCTTCGGCACCGCGCACGCGGGGAAGGTGGCCTACGCGGCCGGCTTCACCGGGCTGGGCGTCGGAGCCACCCGCTTCGGCGCCGACGTGATGCTGGACCTCCTCTCCGGGGAGCCGACCGAGCGCACGGAGCTGGAGATGGTGCGCACCAAGCCGATGCCGTTCCCGCCGGAGCCCTTCGCCTGGACCGGGATCACGCTGACCAAGTGGTCGCTGGCCAGGGCTGACCGCCTCGGCGGGCACCGCAACCTGTGGCTGAAGACCCTGGACCGCCTCGGCCTCGGCTTCGACAGCTGA